The Chryseobacterium oranimense genome contains the following window.
TGCAGCCAAATCGGCGATCACCAATTTTACCCAATGGCTGGCCTCTGACCTCGCATTGAAATTCGGAGATAAAATTCGTGTCAATGCCGTGGCACCAGGATTCTTCATTGGTGATCAGAACCGTGCTATTCTTTTGAATCCGGACGGAAGCTTAACCGAAAGAAGTAAAAAAGTAATCGCCAAAACACCCATGCAGAGATTTGGCGAAGTAGAGGAACTGAATGGGGTTGTACAGTTTCTATGTTCGGATGCAGCAAGCTTTATCACAGGAGCATTGATTCCTGTGGACGGAGGTTTCAGCGCTTTCAGTGGAGTATAAAAACTAATTTCTTCATATGCAGTGAGCAGGGCCTTAATGGTTTCATTCATGGCCCTGTTTTTAAAATGTAGACATCTAAGTTTTGTGAAAATCTCTGATTTTCATCTTATGTGAACTTTTATGCAGAATTATTTTAAACTTTCTTAAGTGAGCTAAAGTGTTTTAAAATAAAGCTTTTGTGACTTTTGTGGTTTTGCAGAGTTTAAACAAATTAATTAAAATTCAGGATTGTAAAAGTAAATAATGAGTAATTCCATTAAAAATAAAGACGTTTTCGGAGAATTGTTTTTGCTTGAATCGGCAAAGGCAGAGAATCTGTATTTCGGTTATGCTAAAGACATGCCGGTTATTGATTACCACAATCATCTTGAGCCGGACGTTATTTCTGCCAACCAGAACTTCCGTTCTCCAACCGCAATCTGGCTGGATGGCGATCATTACAAATGGAGGGCTATGAGAAATTTTGGCATTGATGAACATTTGATCTCGGGAAAAGCCTCAGATCAGGAAAAATTCAGGAAATGGGCAGAGGTAGTGCCTTATACGCTTCGTAATCCATTATTTCACTGGACGCATCTTGAACTTAAAAATCCTTTTGGGATCAACGAATACCTGTCACCGCAAAACGCAGATGAAGTGTATTATAAGATGGATGAAAGCCTTCAGACCTCTGGTTTTCTGCCGCAATCCATTATTGAGAATTTTAAAGTAGAAGCATTGTGTACTACGGATGATCCGGCAGATGATCTGTCTCATCATATAGCCTTAAAGACCAGTGGTTTCGCCACAGCAGTTCTTCCCGCCTTCCGCCCTGACGCCTATATCAATATGATTAATCCCGAACAGTATCTTTCAGGAATTAAAAAGCTTGAAAAAGTCTGTGGATTTTCCATCGTATCAGCTTCTGATCTGTTGAATGCACTTCAGGACAGAATCAATTATTTTGTGGAAGCAGGAGCAAAAGTGGCTGACCATGGATTCGAATATTTTCCGGATACCACAAAATGGAATCATAGCCTTGAAAAAGAATTTTCTGAATTCCTGAAAGGTAATCTTTCAACGTTTTCCGATCCGGATGCATTATGCGGCTATTTGCTGAAAGAGCTTTGCAAAATGTATGCAGAAAAAGGATGGGTACAGCAATTTCATGTAGGAGCAACCCGAAACAACAATTCAGAAATGTTCAGAAAAATAGGTGCCAATGCAGGATATGATGCCATTGGAGAACCGTATTATGCACAGAGACTGAGCGTTTTACTGGACGGACTGAATACAGAAGGAAAACTGGCCAAAACAATTATATACAATCTGAACCCGGCATTTAACGAAGTTTTGGCAACTCTTGCCGGAAACTTTAATGAAGGAGGAATCAAATCCAAAGTACAGTTTGGAGCAGCCTGGTGGTTCCTCGATCAACTCGACGGAATGACAAAACAGATGAATACGCTTTCCAATATCGGATTGATCAGCACGTTTGTCGGTATGCTAACCGATTCCAGAAGTCTGCTGTCATTTTCGAGACATGATTATTTCAGAAGGCTTTTATGCAATCTTTTTGGAAGCGAGATGGAGAGAGGTCTTCTTCCCGATGATGAAAAATGGGTGGGAAAAGTCATTCAGGATATCTGTTATCACAATACAAAAAAATATTTTGAAATCTAATACCATGCAGAATTCAGCTAAAATAATATGCTTCGGAGAACTGCTTCTCCATTTCGCTCCCGATTCTGAAGGAAACTGGCTCAATGGGCAGTCTCTGAAAATTTATATCGGAGGAGCTGAATATAATGTGGCAACAGCACTTTCCCAATGGAAGAATTCTGTAAAACTGTTAACCGCTTTACCGGAGAATTTTGTAGGAAATCACCTCGAATTACAGCTTAAAAATAAAGGAATAGAGATCCTTGCAGAAAAAAATCAAGGGAGAATAGGAACATTTTACCTTTCTTCCGATGGTGATATGCAGAATGCTTCAGTGGTTTACGACCGTTTTCCGTCTGTTTTTACCCAATCGGATTTTGAAGCTTTCAGTGATGATGAAATATTTTCAGGAGTAAAATGGCTGCATATCAGTACCATTACTCCGGCATTAAGTGACAATGCATTCCGGAAATGTTTACATATCATGAAAGAAGCTGCAACACGAAATATTACAGTATCTCTCGACCTCAATTACAGGGCATTGCTTTGGCAGAATAAGAATCCTCATATAATCAGAGAACTCATGCCTTTTGTCAATGTTCTTATGGGAAATATCTGGTCCGCTGAGCAGTTCCTGAATATTCCTGTTGAATATGAGCTCAATGGAAATTTTGACGACGAAAATCTCCTGAAACAGGCAGAAAAAACAGCATTGGAAATCCGGAAGCAATTTCCAAATGTAAAAAAGATAGCCAATACCTTCCGGTTTACGCATGGAGAAGAGGTGAATTATTTCGTCACTTTATGTACTGACGATCATCTTCTGGTTTCAGAACAATATAATTCAGGCAAGATTGATGAAAGGGTAGGAAGCGGTGATGCTTTTATGGCTGCCTTAATCCACGGAATTTTAAAAGGAAATCCTGAAAAACAGATTCTTGAGGATGCTGCAAAAGTTGCTTTCAAAAAGCTTTTTGTAAAAGGAGATACTATTGATGACAGCATTAATATCGAAAAATTATGAGTGAAATACTACAAAAAATAAAAGAACAGAAAATTGTTCCGTTGTTTTATAACGAATCATTTGAAGTCTCAAAAAATATTATAAATGCTTTATACAATGCAGGAATCCGTGTGATAGAATATACTAACCGCGGCCATCAGGCACTGGAAAATTTCACAAAGCTGAAAGAAATTTCTCATACTGAATTTCCTGGCCTTCTGCTGGGAATCGGGACGGTGAAAAATATAAAGGAAATGGATGACTACGCCGCTGTAAAGGCAGACTTTATCATCACACCGGTTATCAGTGAAGCACTGGTAAAACATGCTCTCGAAAAAAACATCCTGCTGATTCCCGGCTGTTTTACCCCTTCCGATATCAATATTGCATATCAGAACGGTTTAAAACTGGTTAAAATATTTCCGGCTGACGCTTTAGGCAAAAACTATATCAAATCTATACAGCCTGTTTTTCCGGGAATGAATTTCATGCCAACCGGAGGGATTAATGCAGAATTTGAAGACATTATGGATTGGTTTAATGGAGGTGCCATAGCAGCAGGCTTGGGAAGCTCACTCATCGGAAAAGATAATAATGAGGAAGAATTGACGCTGAAAACAAAAAAATTATTACAACAACTTAATCAATAACTCAATGCAGGCTCCTCAAAACCACAATATAAGATGGTGGATGCTGTCCCTTGTCTTTCTCGCCACTACGATCAATTATCTTGACCGTCAGGTCATGGGTTTGCTGAAACCAGTGCTGGAAAGAGAATTCAGCTGGGATGAAAAAGATTACAGCTATATCGTCATGGCCTTTACCACGACTTATGCCATCGGTTATATGGCGATGGGACGATTTATAGACAGAGTGGGAACCAAAATAGGATACGCCGTTTCCCTTATTGTATGGAGTCTGGCCTCAATAGGACATGGGTTTGTAAAAAGTACCATAGGATTTATTATAGCGAGAAGTACGCTGGGAATCAGTGAAGCCGGAAACTTTCCTGCCGCCATCAAATCTGTAGCGGAATGGTTCCCTAAAAAAGAAAGAGCATTAGCAACAGGAATTTTTAATTCAGGAGCAACGGTGGGAGCCATATTAGCACCGCTGATTGTTCCTTTCATTCTCGGACATTACGGCTGGAGACAGACTTTTGTGTGGATTGGTGCTCTGGGTATGATTTGGATTATCCTTTGGTGGAAATTCTATGCCGTACCGGAAAAAACAAAAACTCTAAGCAGGGAAGAACTGCAGTACATCAAAAGTGACCAGAATGAAAAAGCAGAAGAAAAAAAGCAAATTCCTTTATCAGAATTACTCAAATATAAAGTGACATGGTCATTTGCCATCGGTAAAATATTAACAGACCCTATCTGGTATTTCTTCATGTTCTGGCTGCCTGCGTATTTCTCAGATGTGTTCAAAATGGATTTAACAAAACCGTCTATTCCGTTGATCATTATTTACAGCGGAACCACGATTGGAAGCATTGGCGGAGGCTATCTCTCATCATTTCTCATCAAAAAGGGTCGGGCGATCGGGAAGGCCAGAAGCTTAACGATGTTGCTCTTTGCTTTAATGGTTGTTCCTGTCATGTTCTCAAAATATGTAGATAATATGTGGCTGATTACCCTGGTTATTGCTCTTGCTACAGCGGCACATCAGGGCTGGGGAGCGAATCTTATGACCACGGTTGGCGATCAGCTGCCCAATCATTATGTAAGCTCTGTAATAGGTTTTGGCGGAATGCTCGGTTCAGCAGCAGGAATTATTTTTCCGCTTTTTATCGGAATCGTTCTCGATGCTTTTAAAAAGTCAGGAAACATCAACGGAGGCTATAATATTATATTTTTTATAGCGGGAATATCCTATGTTACAGCCTGGGGACTGATCAAAATAATCAACAGAAAGAAAACCATTTAAATTATATAATGATTTGTAATCATCATAATGATAAAATTGAATTCTCATTGCTGAGTGTAACGCCTTTGCGAACCTTATAAAGATAGTAGCTAAAAAAACTTGCGGACTCAGCGTTAAAAAAAGAATTTCGATAACTAAACAGATATTAAAAATTGTAAAACATTAAAAACTATAAAAAGAATAACAATGAAACAGAATATAATGAATTTAGCTTTTTTCAGGAATAAAACCCATATCCTTGCAGCAGCAGCTTTGCTTTCTGTGACTACTGTTTCTGCCCAGACATTCTCTGATTTTACGTACCAGGGAAATGATAAAATATACAATGACAACCCTCTTAAACCGGACGAATTCTATTCTCCTATTCTTCAGGGCTGTTATCCGGATCCCAGCATTACCAGAAAGGGAGAAGATTATTATCTCGTAAACTCTTCATTTTCAATGTTTCCGGGAGTTCCTATTTTTACATCTAAAGATCTGGTAAACTGGAAACAGATAGGACACGTATTGGACAGACCTTCACAGCTAAAAGTTGAAAAATCAGGGGTTTCGCACGGAATTTATGCGCCGGACATCAAATACAATAAGCACAACGACACTTTTTATATGATCACTACCCAGTTTGCAGGCGGTATCGGAAATATGGTCGTAAAAACAAAAGATCCTTCAAAAGGATGGAGCGAAGTTCAGAAACTTAATTTTGAGGGCATTGATCCGGCGATGTTCTTTGATGATGACGGAAAAGCGTATATCGTTCATAACGATGCCCCGCCGCAAGGAACCGAGCAGTACAACGGCCACCGCGTTATCAAAATGTGGGACTATGATCTTGAAAAAGACCAGGTGGTGCCGGGCTCGGATAAAATTATTGTCAATGGTGGAGTTGATCTATCTCAAAAACCCATCTGGATTGAAGGTCCTCATATTTACAAAAAGAATGGTAAGTACTATCTGATGTGTGCTGAAGGAGGAACCGGAGGTAATCACAGTGAGGTTATCTTTATGGCTGATTCTCCAAAAGGACCTTATATTCCGGCTGCCGGTAACCCGATTCTTACACAGCGCTATTTCCCGAAAGACAGAAAAGAAAAAGTAGACTGGGCCGGTCATGCAGATCTTGTAGAAACTCCGGACGGCAAGTATTACGGAGTATTTCTTGCCATACGCCCCAATGAGAAAAACCGGGTCAATAAAGGCCGTGAAACATTCATCCTTCCGGTGGACTGGACTGGAAAATATCCTGTCTTTCAGAACGGGCTCGTTCCTATGAAACCCAAGCTTAAATTGCCGGAAGGTACTCAGAATATGAATGGGCAGAAAGGATTTTTCCCCAATGGAAACTTCACTTATACAGATAAGCTGACAGATAAAAACCTGGACTACCGATGGATTGCCATGCGCGGACCCCGCGAGAGTTTTATTAGCGTAACAAAAAACGGAGTAAAAGTAAATCCTTTTGAAACCAATATTAAAGCATTGGCCCCCGTATCTGCGTTATTCCACAGATTACAGCATGAATCATTCGAAACTTCTGTAACCCTTGATTTTAAGCCCAAATCTCAAAAAGAGCTGGCCGGAATTACCTGCTATCAGAGTGAAACATTCAATTATGTTTTCGGAATCACGAAAAAGGACAAGGATTTCTACATCGTACTGGAAAGAACTGAAAAAGGAACATCAAAGCTGATCGCAAGCGAGAAAATATCTTTATCAAAGCCGGTTAAACTACTGGTTGTTGCCGATAAAGATGAACATAGCTTTAACTACTCAACAGACGGTAACAACTATAAAAATCTTGGAGGACCCGTTTCCGGTGATATTCTTTCTACGGATGTTGCAGGAGGTTTTACAGGAAGCCTTATCGGGCTGTACAGTACTTCTTCCAATGATATTATACCGAATTAAATTAGTATTAGCAATGTCACACTGAGCTCGTCGAAGTGTCTCCGTTTAAGATTGAAAAAGAATCAAATCAAACCAAAATATCAAAACCGTGACAATCAAAAAATCTTATATAGTTTCTTTATTGGGGTTTATCGGGCTGAATCTTCTCTCAGCCCAGGTAAATCCTTCCGGAAAACAGGGCACAGCATTTACCAACCCAATTATTTGGGCAGATGCACCGGATTTATCCATTACCAGAAACGGAAATGATTTTTACCTGATCAGTACCACCATGCATCTGATGCCTGGAGCTCCCGTAATGCATTCCAAAGATCTGGTCCATTGGGAAATGTCCGGATATGTTTTTGATACGCTGAATGATAATTCAAAATATAATCTGCTGAACGGGACAGTCTATGGAAGAGGTCAATGGGCTTCTTCAATCCGCTATCACAGAGGGAAATACTACGTTTTATTTTCTCCGAATGATGAACCTTTCAAATCTTATTTCTATGTGACTGATGATCCCGAAAAAGGAAAATGGAAACTCATCACAAGAGCGCGCCATTTTCACGATGCTTCACTTTTTTTTGATGATGACAGAATCTACGTTTTCACCTCCAATAAAGTTTTTGAGCTGAGCCAGGATTTTAAAGAGGTTATCGGAAATCCGGATGGAACCGAAGTCTTTCAGAAAGATGATTCGGAAACCGGACTTCTGGAAGGCAACCAGATCATCAAAAGAAACGGAAAATACTACATGATGATGATCTCGTGGCCTAAAAACGGGAAACGCCGCCAGGTCGTCTACAGATCAGATCAGGTAAAAGGTCCGTATGAGAAAAAAATAATTCTGGAAGATAATTTTTTAGGATTTTCCTATGCAGGTCAGGGCGCATTGATAGATGATGAAAACGGAAACTGGTATTCTCTTATTTTTCAGGACAGAAACGGAGTAGGACGTGTTCCGTTATTGTTGCCCGTTGAATGGAAAAACGACTGGCCGGTGTTGGGAGATAATGGGAAAGTCCCCTTGAAAGGAGAAGTTCCGCTTCCGCCATTCAAAGCGAAAAATCATCTGGTAGAAAGTGATGAGTTTTCCGGTAAAAAAATGAAAATCCAGTGGCAGTGGAATCATAATCCGGTAAACGAAGCGTGGTCTTTATCCGAAAGAAAAGGATTTCTGAGACTGAAAACCAGTAGGGTAGTAGATAACCTGTATGCAGCACCAAATACTTTAACTCAAAGGATGGAAGGTCCGGTTTCTTCAGCGGTTGTAGCAATAGATCTCAAGGGAATGAAAGATGGAGACGTTGCAGGTTTCAGTGCCTTCAACGGGGATTCCGGGATCTTATCGGTAGTAAAGGAAGGTGAAGAAAAATTCATTGTCTTTTCAACCAATGAAGTCAGTCTGGACCATAAAACAAAAGCCATTACCGGAGTTAAAAAAGAAGAGAAAAAACGGATTCCTCTCAATTCTGATAAGGTTTTCCTGCGCATTGATGCGAATTTTAACCTTGGGAAAGATCTCGCAGATTTTTATTACAGCACTGATCAGAAGAACTGGACAGAGATGGCAAAAGACTACAAAATGATTTTTGATTACCGGAGGTTTTTTATGGGATCCAAATTCGCGGTTTTCAATTATGCAGCAAAAAATATCGGTGGATTCGTAGATGTGGATTTCTTTAGAGTCAATAAAGCTGAACAGGAATAAGTAAAAAGGAAAGGGTAATACCCTGTTATTTTTTTATTCAAAATAATAAGTGTTAAAACTACAAATAAAAAAATCATGAATAAGTCAGTTGTATTAGCATTAGGTTTCATATTGTCCGGAGCTTTTATTTCAGCACAGGCCTTTGAAAAAAAAGCACCAGAGGATTTTGATATCGGAAAAAAAGAAATTCCACACGGAAAAATAGATACAATACAGTATGCTTCAGCAACGGTAGGTACTACACGGAAAGCTTTGGTATATACTCCCCCCGGATTTAAAAAAAGCACTCAATATCCTGTTTTATATCTGCTACACGGTATTGGCGGGGATGAAAAGGAATGGTTTAAAAACGGAGTGCCGCAAATTATATTAGATAATCTGTATGCCAAAGGAAAACTTTCTCCCATGATTGTTGTGCTGCCTAACGGACGTGCAATGAAAGATGACAGAGCATCCGGAGATATCATGGCAAAAGATAAAGTGGAAGCTTTTGCAGTATTTGAAAAAGATCTGCTGAATGACCTGATTCCCTTTGTAGAAAAAAAATATCCGGTTAAAAAAAACAGAACTGACAGAGCAATTGCCGGACTTTCCATGGGTGGTGGACAGACCCTGAATTTCGGATTGGGAAATATAGACAGATTCGCTTGGGTAGGTGCCTTTTCGGCAGCTCCGAATACCAAAGAACCTCAACAGCTTCTTCCTGATCCCACAAAAGCTAAACAATTAAAGCTTCTCTGGATTTCCTGCGGAGATCAGGACAGGCTGATGCCCTTCAGCAAAAGAACAAGCGGATATCTTACAGACCATAAAATTCCTCATATTTTTTATGTAGAACCGGGGGGACACGATTTTAAGGTCTGGAAAAATGATCTTTACCTGTTTTCGCAGCTTCTTTTCAAGCCTGTAAATCAGGAAGATATAAATCGCACTCTGAAATCAGAATAATCATCAGATTAAATTTTTTTTAAATCCAATTCCCATTCTATGAATATCAGTAAACTATATCTCAGCTTAATGCCATTGATAGGGTTTTCCCCAATGGGATTTTCCCAGAATCCTATCGTACAGACCAGTTATACAGCGGATCCTGCTCCCATGGTTTATAATGACAGGCTATATGTGTATACCACTCACGATGAAGATGATTCTACATGGTTTACCATGAACGACTGGAAAGTATATTCCACGAATGATATGGTCAACTGGACAGATCACGGAACAGTACTTTCCTATAAAGATTTTGACTGGGCAAAACGCGATGCCTGGGCTGCACAATGCATTGAAAGAAACGGGAAGTTTTTCATCTATGCTCCCATGTGGTCCAAAACCAATAATAAAGGCGCCATTGGTGTTGCTGTAGGCGACAGTCCGTTTGGACCCTTCCATGATCCATTGGGAAAACCTCTTGTGCAGAGCGAATGGGGAGATATTGATCCCACTGTTTTTGTGGATGATGACGGCCAGGCTCATATGTATTGGGGAAACCCTAAGCTTAAATACGTGAAACTGAATGAAGATATGATATCCTATTCCGGAAGCATCACAGAAGTTCCGATGACTGAAGAATCATTTGGTAAAAGAGAGGGAACACCTAATCCGGAAAGACCTTCAAAATATGAGGAAGGGCCCTGGCTGTACAAAAGAAAAAATCTCTATTATCTCTTCTGGCCTGGAGGTCCTCTACCCGAATTTATAGGATATTCTACCGGAAAAACAGCACAGGGACCGTGGAAATACGGCGGTATTATCATGCCTGCAGAAGGAAAATCATTTACCAATCATCCCGGCGTTATAGACTTCCGGGGAAAAACCTATTTCTTTTATCACAATGGCGCATTGCCGGGCGGAAGCGGTTTTACAAGATCGGTAAGTCTTGAAGAGCTTACATTTAATAAAGACGGTTCTATTTCGCCATTTAAAATGACTAATGGAATTACAAAAGCTATCGCAACAGTTAATCCTTATTCGTTCAATCAGGCAGAAATGATTGCCTGGTCGGAAAATGTAAAATCCTATCAGAATAAAGAGGCTGGTGTTTTCATCAAAGCAAAGAAAAAAGGTGCGTATACCAGTGTGAAAAATGTGGACTTCGGAAAAAAAGGTGCTGGATTCTTCTCCGCAAGGGTAGGAACTACCCATAACAGTGACGTAACAATGACCATTCATTTGGATGCTGTAAACGGCTCGGTTGCCGCTACGGTAAAAGTGCCTCTGACTGGTGGAGATGATCGTTGGGAAACAGTAAAAGTACAGATTGCTGAAAAGATAACCGGTATCCATGATCTGTATTTTGTATTCAATGGAAAAGCCTCAACAGATATTATGTACTTCGATTACTGGACCTTTCTTGAAAATAATTAATGATGAGAAAAAAAGTTTTATATATTGTATTCAGCCTGCTGCTGATAAGCAAAAGCTTTGCACAGGTGGCGGAAATCACAAGTCCTGACGGTCAAATTAAGCTTCATGTCTTTTCAGAAGGAGGTAAGGTTTTGTACGATGTTACCTTTGACGGAATGATAATGCTGGAAAAATCTCCCTTAGGTCTTATAACCAATGAATCCGATTTTTCAAAGAATCTGAAATTCTCCGACAGCAAAAAAGAAGTGATTTCTAAGAAATATACCAACCGGAAAATCAAAAAATCCAATATTGATTATCACGCCAATACATTAACCGTTCGTTTTATCAATGCAGACGATTATCAGATAGGTGTTGATTTTCAGGTAAGTAACAATAATATTGCTTTCCGGTACACCATTCCTCCAATGAAAGATCGGTTAAGCATTGTTGTACAGTCAGAAATAACAGGTTACAGATTCCCGTCACAGACCACTACTTTTCTTTCACCTATGATGAAGGCGATGACAGGATTTGCCCGTACAGCACCAAGCTATGAAAGCGGTTATAAAGCAGACGCCGAGCTGGGAATATCATCTGATTATGGGTATGTTTTCCCCGGTCTGTTTCATATCGGAAATGAAGGTTGGATATTACTTTCTGAGACAGGAGTGAACAGCATGTACTGTGCTTCCCATTTGGAAACCACAACAGAGAAAAGTCTTTATAAAGTAGCTTATCCGAACATTGCTGAAAATAACGGTTTCGGAAGTACGGGAGCAGCGGTTTCTCTTCCCGGAAAAACGCCATGGAGAACAATTACAGTAGGCAACTCTCTGAAACCCATTGTAGAAACTACCATTCCTTTTGATGTGGTAGATCCGATGTATGAGCCTTCACAGGAGTATCAGTTCGGAAAATCTACCTGGAGCTGGATTCTTTGGCAGGACAAAAGTATGAACTATGATGATCAGGTGAAATTCATAGACCTTGCTGCTGCGCTGAAATATCAGTTTATTCTTATGGATGCGCTTTGGGATAAAAATATAGGCAAAGACCGTATGAAAACCCTCGTTCAATATGCAAAATCGAAGAATGTCGGGGTATTACTTTGGTATAATTCCAATGGAGCGGCCAATGATGCGCCCATGGGACCCAGAAATAAAATGAGCTCATCCGTTGAACGTAAAAAGGAAATGAAATGGCTGAAAGAAGCGGGAGTAAAAGGATTGAAAGTGGATTTCTTCGGAGGAGATAAACAGGAAACCATGCGTCTTTACGAAGATATTCTGTCGGATGCCAATGATTACGGATTAACCATTATTTTCCATGGAGCCACTGTCCCGAGAGGTTGGGAAGTGATGTACCCGAACTATGCAGGAAGCGAAGCCGTTCTTGCTTCAGAAATGCTTTATTTTTCAGAAGATGTACGTAAGCAGGAAGCTTTTTTTGCCACACTTCATCCTTTCATCAGAAATACAGTGGGAAGTATGGAATTCGGAGGGACTTTCCTCAATAAATATTTAACGGAATCCAACAGGGATAAAAATAAAAGATATACCACAGACGGATTTCAGCTGGCTACAGCAGTTCTTTTTCAAAATCCCATTCAGATGTTTGCTATAATGCCAAATAACCTTACAGATGCACCGGAATTTGAACTTGCCTTTATGAAAGAAGTCCCTACACTTTGGGATGAGACAGTCTTTATCGACGGCTATCCCGGCAAATATACAGTAATTGCAAGAAAACACGATGAACATTGGTATGCAGCAGGCGTGAATGCAGAAAAACAATCAAAAAAGCTGAAAATGAAGCTTCCGATGTTCGCCGGAAAAACGATAAAACTGATCAATGATGATACAAAAGGAAATTCTTCAGAGAAAGAAGTGAAAATAAATGCAAAAGGAGATTTCAGTATTGAAATGCAGCCACAGGGAGGCTTTGTACTGAAAGATTAAATCAACAATCCTTACAGGTTTGACACCCTGAAAGCCCGATTAAAAAGGACAACGTTTTTAAAATTAAAATCAGAACTGACTATGAATCATTTAAAAATATTTTTTCTTACTGTGTTATTGGGATTTTGTTTAAAGATCCATGCTGCAGAACCGTTCATAAGCACTGAGAAAAGTTCCGGAACCCTCATTCTGAAAGAAAAAACGGTCAGTCTTTCCATTTTTACCAGCCCCGGAATAGATCAGGGTATTGTAAGAGCTGTAAAAAACCTGCAGGCAGATTTTCAGAAAGTAACAGGAGAACAGCCGTTGATTCTTAACCAGATTTCAGGATTGCAGTCACCTTTACTCATTATTGGAACTGTGGGAACAAAATCAGTCATTGATGATCTCATCAGGCAAAAAAAAATAGATGGGAAAGCCTTAACCGGAAAACGAGAAAAATATATCATTCAGAACATCAGCAATCCTTTTCCGGGAGTTTCTGAAGCCATTGTAATTGCAGGAAGTGACAAAAGAGGAACCATTTACGGAATTTACGAAATGTCTCAGCAGATAGGCGTTTCGCCGTGGTATTACTGGGCAGACGTTCCGGTTCAGGTGAAAGATCATTTATATTTCAAAAAAGGAACCTATACAGACGGTGAGCCAGCTGTAGAATACCGGGGCATTTTCCTTAACGATGAAGAACCTTCGTTGGGAGGTTGGGCAAGGGCAACTTTCGGAGGAATAAACAGTCAGTTTTACGAAAAAGTTTTTGAGCTGATCCTGCGCCTGAAAGGAAATTATATCTGGCCGGCAATGTGGGGAAAAGCATTTTATGACGATGATGCTCTGAGCGGTCCGCTGGCCAATGAAATGGGAATTGTGATGGGAACTTCTCACCATGAGCCTATGGCTTTGGCACAAACAGACT
Protein-coding sequences here:
- a CDS encoding glycoside hydrolase family 97 protein yields the protein MRKKVLYIVFSLLLISKSFAQVAEITSPDGQIKLHVFSEGGKVLYDVTFDGMIMLEKSPLGLITNESDFSKNLKFSDSKKEVISKKYTNRKIKKSNIDYHANTLTVRFINADDYQIGVDFQVSNNNIAFRYTIPPMKDRLSIVVQSEITGYRFPSQTTTFLSPMMKAMTGFARTAPSYESGYKADAELGISSDYGYVFPGLFHIGNEGWILLSETGVNSMYCASHLETTTEKSLYKVAYPNIAENNGFGSTGAAVSLPGKTPWRTITVGNSLKPIVETTIPFDVVDPMYEPSQEYQFGKSTWSWILWQDKSMNYDDQVKFIDLAAALKYQFILMDALWDKNIGKDRMKTLVQYAKSKNVGVLLWYNSNGAANDAPMGPRNKMSSSVERKKEMKWLKEAGVKGLKVDFFGGDKQETMRLYEDILSDANDYGLTIIFHGATVPRGWEVMYPNYAGSEAVLASEMLYFSEDVRKQEAFFATLHPFIRNTVGSMEFGGTFLNKYLTESNRDKNKRYTTDGFQLATAVLFQNPIQMFAIMPNNLTDAPEFELAFMKEVPTLWDETVFIDGYPGKYTVIARKHDEHWYAAGVNAEKQSKKLKMKLPMFAGKTIKLINDDTKGNSSEKEVKINAKGDFSIEMQPQGGFVLKD
- a CDS encoding alpha/beta hydrolase translates to MNKSVVLALGFILSGAFISAQAFEKKAPEDFDIGKKEIPHGKIDTIQYASATVGTTRKALVYTPPGFKKSTQYPVLYLLHGIGGDEKEWFKNGVPQIILDNLYAKGKLSPMIVVLPNGRAMKDDRASGDIMAKDKVEAFAVFEKDLLNDLIPFVEKKYPVKKNRTDRAIAGLSMGGGQTLNFGLGNIDRFAWVGAFSAAPNTKEPQQLLPDPTKAKQLKLLWISCGDQDRLMPFSKRTSGYLTDHKIPHIFYVEPGGHDFKVWKNDLYLFSQLLFKPVNQEDINRTLKSE
- a CDS encoding glycoside hydrolase 43 family protein: MTIKKSYIVSLLGFIGLNLLSAQVNPSGKQGTAFTNPIIWADAPDLSITRNGNDFYLISTTMHLMPGAPVMHSKDLVHWEMSGYVFDTLNDNSKYNLLNGTVYGRGQWASSIRYHRGKYYVLFSPNDEPFKSYFYVTDDPEKGKWKLITRARHFHDASLFFDDDRIYVFTSNKVFELSQDFKEVIGNPDGTEVFQKDDSETGLLEGNQIIKRNGKYYMMMISWPKNGKRRQVVYRSDQVKGPYEKKIILEDNFLGFSYAGQGALIDDENGNWYSLIFQDRNGVGRVPLLLPVEWKNDWPVLGDNGKVPLKGEVPLPPFKAKNHLVESDEFSGKKMKIQWQWNHNPVNEAWSLSERKGFLRLKTSRVVDNLYAAPNTLTQRMEGPVSSAVVAIDLKGMKDGDVAGFSAFNGDSGILSVVKEGEEKFIVFSTNEVSLDHKTKAITGVKKEEKKRIPLNSDKVFLRIDANFNLGKDLADFYYSTDQKNWTEMAKDYKMIFDYRRFFMGSKFAVFNYAAKNIGGFVDVDFFRVNKAEQE
- a CDS encoding glycoside hydrolase family 43 protein, whose product is MNISKLYLSLMPLIGFSPMGFSQNPIVQTSYTADPAPMVYNDRLYVYTTHDEDDSTWFTMNDWKVYSTNDMVNWTDHGTVLSYKDFDWAKRDAWAAQCIERNGKFFIYAPMWSKTNNKGAIGVAVGDSPFGPFHDPLGKPLVQSEWGDIDPTVFVDDDGQAHMYWGNPKLKYVKLNEDMISYSGSITEVPMTEESFGKREGTPNPERPSKYEEGPWLYKRKNLYYLFWPGGPLPEFIGYSTGKTAQGPWKYGGIIMPAEGKSFTNHPGVIDFRGKTYFFYHNGALPGGSGFTRSVSLEELTFNKDGSISPFKMTNGITKAIATVNPYSFNQAEMIAWSENVKSYQNKEAGVFIKAKKKGAYTSVKNVDFGKKGAGFFSARVGTTHNSDVTMTIHLDAVNGSVAATVKVPLTGGDDRWETVKVQIAEKITGIHDLYFVFNGKASTDIMYFDYWTFLENN